DNA from Dehalococcoidales bacterium:
GGTCGATCGGCCTGCTCCTGGACCGGGACGAAATCATCAGCCTCCTTGACGAGGTCTTCGAAGGTATCAGCGGAATCAAGGGAATCCACTGCTGCGGCAATACCGACTGGTCGGTCCTGCTCAAGACCACCACCGACATCATCAGCTTTGATGCCTACAGTTACGCCGAGTCCTTGAGTCTCTATCCCGCCGAGGTCAGGGAGTTCCTCGGCAGGAATGGTACCATCGCCTGGGGGATTGTTCCTAATGAACCTGAAGCACTAGCCAGGGAAACAGTCGCCAGCCTGAAAGACCGCCTCGAGGAGGCAATGGCGCCCTTTACCAGGAACGGTATCCCCTTCCGGCAGCTAATCCGGCAGGGCCTGCTCACGCCAAGCTGTACGCTCACTTCCCTGGGCACGGAAGAAGCCGCCGGTCGCGCCCTGGAACTACTGGCAGACCTCTCGGCAAGGATAAGGCAGCAGTACGGGTAAAAGTAGCAGCGGACTGGTTCAGCAGGAGGAAGATAATGGCTGACAAATCGATGTCAAACCTCGATTTCAGGTTTATGACTCTTCTCTTCAAGCTTCGTGATCTCTTAAAGCCTCGCATGAATACTCTGAAAGAGGTCGGCATCAAGCCGGGGTTTAGCGTGCTTGATTATGGCTGCGGACCCGGCGGCAACATGCTTTCGCTGGCCAGACTGGTGGGTGCATCAGGGAAGATATACGCGCTGGACATCCATCCCCTGGCTGTTCAGATGGTCAGAGGTATTGCCCTGAGGAAGCGACTGACCAATGTGGAGACAATTCAATCTAACTGCAAGACAGGACTGCCGGATAGCAGCATCGACGCAGCCCTGCTGTACGATGTTTTTCACGACCTGAGCGACCCACGAGGGGTACTGGAAGAGCTAAATCGAATTCTAAAATCGGGTGGAGTCCTCTCCGTGAATGACCATCACATGCAAGAGGCCGAGATAGTAGGCCGGATAACGGACGGCGGACTCTTCCACCTTTCGAAGAAGGGCGAGAAGACCTACGGGTTCATGAAAGCGGAGTAGAAATGGGTACGGAAGAAGCCGCCGGTCGCGCCCTGGAACTACTGGAAGACTATACTATCCGGCGAAAAAGATAACCGGGTAAGGTGTTCTTCCTTACCCGGCTGCTGACTGTTGTGATACTGCTGTTATTTTGAGTATCTGAATTTAAAAACCAGTGACAGCACTAATGCTATAAAAACGAACACAGCGGCAATCGTGAACGCCATGGTATAGCTCTGTGTAGTATCGTAGACGTACGACCCCATAATGGGTCCCAGGGTAGCGCCGACCCCGTAAGCCGTAAAAACCAGTCCATAATTGACCCCGAGGTTCTTGATGCCGAAAATATCACCTGTCGCTGTGGGGAATAGGGCGAAGCAGGCGCCATAATTAAAACCTATTATTGCCACCGCGATGAATATTGTTATTAAGCTTACTGCGACGTGAGGGAATACCAGCATCATTATGCCCTGTAATGTAAAGAGAACAATCATGGTCTTCACAACGCCGACTTTGTCAGCAAGTGCCCCGCCCCCTGGTCTGCCAAGGGCATTAAATGCAGAAAGAACCCCGGCAGCGACAGCAGCGTACATCACTGCTATGCCGAGTTCTTCAGTGTAGGCTGCAACATGCCCGATAACCATCAGTCCCGCCGATGACATGAAAACAAATGTGAGCCATAGTATCCAGAACCGTCCTGACTTGATAACCTCTCCCGGGCTATAATCCCTTATCGCAGGTGCGGTTGACGTAGCTGTTGTCTGAGGAGGCTCCCATCCCTTGGGTTTCCATCCCTCGGGTGGGTTCCGCAACAGAAAAGCGGAGAGAACAGAAACCACGAGGAGCACGATGCCTACTATCAGAAGGGTCATCTCCACTCCCTGAGCGTCTATCAGGTATCTTTGGAGAGGAGCAAACAACAGGGCACTCAGGCCGAAGCCACCAACGACAATTCCGACCGCTAGCCCCGGCTTGTCCTGAAACCACTTCCTTGTTGCTGGAATAGCGCAGGCGTATCCCAGGCCACATCCTGCTCCAGCTATGATTCCGTAGGTAAAAAACAGCCAGAAAGGAGACTCAAAACGTCCGATGAACGAGGCCAGGATAAACCCCAGTCCGAGCAGAATGCCTCCGAGCATGGTGACCTTTTTTGGCCCCATTTTATCCTGAGCCCTTCCTGCAGGAATCATCATCAGGGCAAAGCACACCAGGAAGACTGTGAATGGCAGGGTTGCTATTGTTTTTGACCAGCCGTAAGATTCCATTAATGGGCGAACAAAAACACTCCATGCATATACGATTCCCAGCATCAGGTTCAGCAGGAATCCGCCAGTAAGAACACTCCATCTATTAGCTGATGTCGCCAAGATTTGCCCCCCTTATAGTTTTCATCGTGCCCCCTTTTATGGTGATACCACTAAGAAGGGAGCTAACCAGATTCTAATGGTTAGCTCCCTTTATCTTTAATAAAAGAACCAGGTAGCTTCTGTTGGATCACTCAGGGTTTACTGGGCTCCTTTTACCAGGGTACTAACCACCGAGGGGTCGGCCAGTGTGGAGATATCACCCAGGTTGTCGACATCGCCGGCGGCAATCTTGGTCAGGATACGGCGCATAATCTTGCCGCTCCTGGTCTTGGGTAGACCGTCGGTAAACT
Protein-coding regions in this window:
- a CDS encoding methyltransferase domain-containing protein, which produces MADKSMSNLDFRFMTLLFKLRDLLKPRMNTLKEVGIKPGFSVLDYGCGPGGNMLSLARLVGASGKIYALDIHPLAVQMVRGIALRKRLTNVETIQSNCKTGLPDSSIDAALLYDVFHDLSDPRGVLEELNRILKSGGVLSVNDHHMQEAEIVGRITDGGLFHLSKKGEKTYGFMKAE
- a CDS encoding OFA family MFS transporter, producing MATSANRWSVLTGGFLLNLMLGIVYAWSVFVRPLMESYGWSKTIATLPFTVFLVCFALMMIPAGRAQDKMGPKKVTMLGGILLGLGFILASFIGRFESPFWLFFTYGIIAGAGCGLGYACAIPATRKWFQDKPGLAVGIVVGGFGLSALLFAPLQRYLIDAQGVEMTLLIVGIVLLVVSVLSAFLLRNPPEGWKPKGWEPPQTTATSTAPAIRDYSPGEVIKSGRFWILWLTFVFMSSAGLMVIGHVAAYTEELGIAVMYAAVAAGVLSAFNALGRPGGGALADKVGVVKTMIVLFTLQGIMMLVFPHVAVSLITIFIAVAIIGFNYGACFALFPTATGDIFGIKNLGVNYGLVFTAYGVGATLGPIMGSYVYDTTQSYTMAFTIAAVFVFIALVLSLVFKFRYSK